In the Quercus lobata isolate SW786 chromosome 5, ValleyOak3.0 Primary Assembly, whole genome shotgun sequence genome, one interval contains:
- the LOC115989945 gene encoding uncharacterized protein LOC115989945, whose product MEVEGEDSSKTMLQNAGDKVVFGRGFGFNTKDKIVSRRHVVFELAKCGESQTGSKYSKVLFEVVGKNPIWVREHGSGEIRSFRMGEKGDVAEGDWLCLLSGKRPVWFAVRESGSGEREKRVLESEIGLGESLGGGFEFDDGVDVEALDIDPVKGVIDQSEIVRMVGEKYRIIPLKFVVSHRFKQMLRDIRNWDWFLEEPKRESDDDEYLEKSGKRSVMKRRRKAAGNDDDFTGESDDDKELVKKLRKVARPKYSTRSKDRNKPHMEAKDGKSSLQKKTIGANEDDYDDETLGGFIVEEDDIETSNADNW is encoded by the exons ATGGAGGTTGAAGGAGAAGACAGTTCCAAAACTATGTTACAAAATGCGGGGGACAAGGTCGTGTTTGGACGAGGCTTTGGTTTTAACACGAAAGACAAGATAGTGTCACGTCGTCACGTTGTGTTTGAACTAGCGAAATGTGGTGAGAGCCAAACGGGGTCCAAGTACTCCAAGGTTTTGTTTGAGGTTGTTGGGAAGAATCCCATATGGGTGAGGGAACATGGGAGTGGGGAAATCCGGTCTTTCAGGATGGGTGAGAAGGGTGACGTGGCGGAAGGTGATTGGCTCTGCTTATTGTCTGGGAAGAGACCCGTTTGGTTTGCTGTGAGGGAAAGTGGGtctggggagagagagaagagggttTTGGAGAGTGAGATTGGTTTGGGCGAGAGTTTGGGAGGTGGGTTTGAGTTTGATGATGGGGTTGATGTTGAGGCTTTGGATATTGACCCTGTTAAAG GAGTTATAGATCAGAGTGAGATAGTGAGAATGGTTGGTGAAAAATATAGGATCATACCTCTTAAATTTGTTGTTTCTCATAGATTTAAg CAAATGCTCCGTGATATAAGAAATTGGGACTGGTTTCTTGAGGAACCTAAAAGAGAAAGCGATGATGATGAGTATCTTGAGAAGAGCGGAAAGAGAAGCGTGATGAAAAGGAGAAGGAAAGCTGCAGGCAATGATGATGACTTTACAGGTGAGAGTGATGATGACAAGGAGCTTGTCAAAAAACTAAGAAAGGTTGCGAGACCTAAATATTCTACAAGATCAAAAGACCGTAACAAGCCTCACATGGAGGCCAAAGATGGTAAGAGCTCTTTGCAAAAGAAAACTATAGGTGCAAATGAAGATGATTATGATGATGAAACACTTGGAGGCTTTATTGTTGAGGAGGATGAT ATTGAAACTAGTAATGCTGATAATTGGTGA